In the Caenorhabditis elegans chromosome X genome, one interval contains:
- the tbc-7 gene encoding Rab-GAP TBC domain-containing protein (Confirmed by transcript evidence): MILSKIIRPEVAFNDQTDRGKGRLIVIKKTEKPGLLNLAAMFQAGADMSDTSGDEDETVPARVGQAAGRTDDSEVDNDEGNNFFRFQRAAPVYPKNMINHNLDGAATTGMRRTTSSIARISMAIRRSLRLPRRAETRMAAREEQVLVEPIPEGPLFTENTRDTRIGESSVPNLLQEIVDNKRLNRYEKVKKIIRRTDWPVCHEIRANLWKELCNTKDWSGSKRLYSDEAIEYDRINQGKKQSPQILADEGGVLSNFDLKEVGSVKLIRLLLIIERLRPEIVYAPSIYPLCSLLLHFNDDDGDCFACINYLLNTKGYLMTAPVQWAASSHTILALVKKHKSAAYVLLKRRLGTTDDSVLVKCIEDWLLWLFQYLPLPYICRIVDCYFAEGHKFLIRSAISIVYIWSKVHKRGMEDFRGKSLQEKIDSIKKEFQDVATNISVSTSTFIATAVKIRNLQSATIAKLQAQFEDELRDEVTSRPRQIKKVRRTIFCEAFKSCLVDNDSAVELMSYMPPRLQLVTPTLAYQLSQDGTSFYNFWSKVDPLDQTIIIIKSTCGAIFGAYCSSTWSERHDRKERTRSKYWGTGESYVFRMNKEMELPEIYTWVGNSPDVSSDKCPQYFMSATDKSFVIGSGGRDAIRIDEELTHGITGPSSTFNSPQLCEDGAFDIYELEVFHVTSSD, from the exons atgatattatCCAAAATAATCCGTCCAGAAGTGGCTTTTAATG ATCAAACCGACAGAGGAAAAGGGCGGCTGATTGTCATTAAGAAGACTGAAA aaccgGGTCTTTTAAACCTGGCTGCAATGTTCCAAGCTGGTGCCGACATGAGCGACACCAGCGGGGACGAGGATGAAACTGTCCCCGCACGAGTTGGACAGGCTGCTGGAAGAACCGATGACTCGGAAGTTGACAATGATGAggggaacaatttttttagg ttccaaaGAGCGGCTCCTGTCTACCCAAAAAATATGATCAATCATAATTTAGATGGCGCAGCAACTACTGGAATGCGTAGAACTACTAGTTCAATTGC aaggatCTCAATGGCTATTCGTCGTTCGCTGCGATTGCCAAGACGTGCTGAAACTAGAATGGCTGCTCGAGAAGAACAAGTTTTGGTAGAAccaatt CCAGAAGGACCACTTTTCACCGAAAATACGAGAGACACGCGAATTGGTGAATCGAGTGTTCCGAATCTTCTCCAGGAAATTGTTGACAACAAACGCCTGAATCGATATGAAAAG gtcaaaaaaataatacgtCGAACGGACTGGCCGGTTTGTCACGAAATTCGTGCAAATCTCTGGAAAGAGCTGTGCAACACCAAGGATTGGTCAGGCAGCAAACGATTGTATTCTGATGAAGCAATCGAATATGATAGAATTAATCAAG gcaaaaaacaATCGCCTCAGATCCTGGCAGATGAAGGTGGAGTGCTCagtaattttgatttgaaagaaGTCGGATCTGTGAAATTGATTCGGCTTCTGCTGATTATTGAGAGACTTCGTCCGGAAATTGTGTACGCACCA tcaatctACCCGTTGTGCTCATTGCTGCTCCATTTCAACGACGATGATGGTGACTGTTTTGCATGCATCAATTATTTGCTCAACACCAAG ggCTATTTGATGACAGCACCTGTACAATGGGCCGCATCTAGTCATACAATTTTGGCACTTGTCAAAAAGCACAAATCTGCAGCGTACGTGTTGCTCAAAAGACGACTTGGTACCACTGACGACAGTGTGCTTGTGAAATGC ATAGAAGACTGGTTGCTATGGTTGTTCCAATATCTGCCCTTGCCCTACATCTGTCGAATTGTCGATTGTTATTTTGCCGAGGGCCACAAGTTTCTGATTCGTTCTGCTATTTCTATTGTCTATATTTGGTCGAAAGTGCATAAG AGAGGAATGGAAGACTTCAGAGGAAAATCTCTTCAAGAAAAGATTGATTCAATTAAGAAGGAATTCCAGGATGTTGCCACTAACATTTCG GTGAGCACAAGCACATTTATTGCTACTGCCGTAAAGATTCGTAACTTGCAATCTGCCACAATTGCAAAGTTACAGGCTCAATTTGAAGATGAG ttaCGTGACGAAGTTACATCTCGTCCTCGTCAGATCAAGAAAGTTCGTCGTACCATTTTCTGTGAAGCATTCAAATCATGCCTAGTTGATAATG ATTCTGCTGTTGAACTGATGTCATATATGCCTCCGAGATTACAACTTGTGACGCCAACTTTGGCCTACCAGCTAAGCCAGGATGGTACCAGTTTCTACAATTTCTGGAGCAA agttgaCCCATTGGATCAAACAATTATCATTATAAAAAGTACATGTGGCGCTATTTTCGGAGCATACTGCAGCTCTACATGGTCTGAAAGACATGACAGGAAAGAGAGGACTCGTTCAAA atattggGGAACTGGCGAGTCTTACGTGTTTCGAATGAATAAAGAAATGGAGCTTCCTGAAATTTACACGTGGGTCGGAAACTCTCCGGATGTTTCGTCCGATAAGTGCCCGCAGTATTTTATGTCAGCTACCGATAAGTCATTTGTG ATTGGATCTGGAGGTCGTGATGCAATTCGCATTGACGAAGAACTTACCCATGGAATTACGGGTCCAAGCTCCACATTCAACAGCCCCCAGCTTTGTGAAGATGGTGCATTTGATATTTATGAACTTGAGGTGTTCCATGTTACTTCCAGCGACTGA
- the tbc-7 gene encoding Rab-GAP TBC domain-containing protein (Confirmed by transcript evidence): MFQAGADMSDTSGDEDETVPARVGQAAGRTDDSEVDNDEGNNFFRFQRAAPVYPKNMINHNLDGAATTGMRRTTSSIARISMAIRRSLRLPRRAETRMAAREEQVLVEPIPEGPLFTENTRDTRIGESSVPNLLQEIVDNKRLNRYEKVKKIIRRTDWPVCHEIRANLWKELCNTKDWSGSKRLYSDEAIEYDRINQGKKQSPQILADEGGVLSNFDLKEVGSVKLIRLLLIIERLRPEIVYAPSIYPLCSLLLHFNDDDGDCFACINYLLNTKGYLMTAPVQWAASSHTILALVKKHKSAAYVLLKRRLGTTDDSVLVKCIEDWLLWLFQYLPLPYICRIVDCYFAEGHKFLIRSAISIVYIWSKVHKRGMEDFRGKSLQEKIDSIKKEFQDVATNISVSTSTFIATAVKIRNLQSATIAKLQAQFEDELRDEVTSRPRQIKKVRRTIFCEAFKSCLVDNDSAVELMSYMPPRLQLVTPTLAYQLSQDGTSFYNFWSKVDPLDQTIIIIKSTCGAIFGAYCSSTWSERHDRKERTRSKYWGTGESYVFRMNKEMELPEIYTWVGNSPDVSSDKCPQYFMSATDKSFVIGSGGRDAIRIDEELTHGITGPSSTFNSPQLCEDGAFDIYELEVFHVTSSD, from the exons ATGTTCCAAGCTGGTGCCGACATGAGCGACACCAGCGGGGACGAGGATGAAACTGTCCCCGCACGAGTTGGACAGGCTGCTGGAAGAACCGATGACTCGGAAGTTGACAATGATGAggggaacaatttttttagg ttccaaaGAGCGGCTCCTGTCTACCCAAAAAATATGATCAATCATAATTTAGATGGCGCAGCAACTACTGGAATGCGTAGAACTACTAGTTCAATTGC aaggatCTCAATGGCTATTCGTCGTTCGCTGCGATTGCCAAGACGTGCTGAAACTAGAATGGCTGCTCGAGAAGAACAAGTTTTGGTAGAAccaatt CCAGAAGGACCACTTTTCACCGAAAATACGAGAGACACGCGAATTGGTGAATCGAGTGTTCCGAATCTTCTCCAGGAAATTGTTGACAACAAACGCCTGAATCGATATGAAAAG gtcaaaaaaataatacgtCGAACGGACTGGCCGGTTTGTCACGAAATTCGTGCAAATCTCTGGAAAGAGCTGTGCAACACCAAGGATTGGTCAGGCAGCAAACGATTGTATTCTGATGAAGCAATCGAATATGATAGAATTAATCAAG gcaaaaaacaATCGCCTCAGATCCTGGCAGATGAAGGTGGAGTGCTCagtaattttgatttgaaagaaGTCGGATCTGTGAAATTGATTCGGCTTCTGCTGATTATTGAGAGACTTCGTCCGGAAATTGTGTACGCACCA tcaatctACCCGTTGTGCTCATTGCTGCTCCATTTCAACGACGATGATGGTGACTGTTTTGCATGCATCAATTATTTGCTCAACACCAAG ggCTATTTGATGACAGCACCTGTACAATGGGCCGCATCTAGTCATACAATTTTGGCACTTGTCAAAAAGCACAAATCTGCAGCGTACGTGTTGCTCAAAAGACGACTTGGTACCACTGACGACAGTGTGCTTGTGAAATGC ATAGAAGACTGGTTGCTATGGTTGTTCCAATATCTGCCCTTGCCCTACATCTGTCGAATTGTCGATTGTTATTTTGCCGAGGGCCACAAGTTTCTGATTCGTTCTGCTATTTCTATTGTCTATATTTGGTCGAAAGTGCATAAG AGAGGAATGGAAGACTTCAGAGGAAAATCTCTTCAAGAAAAGATTGATTCAATTAAGAAGGAATTCCAGGATGTTGCCACTAACATTTCG GTGAGCACAAGCACATTTATTGCTACTGCCGTAAAGATTCGTAACTTGCAATCTGCCACAATTGCAAAGTTACAGGCTCAATTTGAAGATGAG ttaCGTGACGAAGTTACATCTCGTCCTCGTCAGATCAAGAAAGTTCGTCGTACCATTTTCTGTGAAGCATTCAAATCATGCCTAGTTGATAATG ATTCTGCTGTTGAACTGATGTCATATATGCCTCCGAGATTACAACTTGTGACGCCAACTTTGGCCTACCAGCTAAGCCAGGATGGTACCAGTTTCTACAATTTCTGGAGCAA agttgaCCCATTGGATCAAACAATTATCATTATAAAAAGTACATGTGGCGCTATTTTCGGAGCATACTGCAGCTCTACATGGTCTGAAAGACATGACAGGAAAGAGAGGACTCGTTCAAA atattggGGAACTGGCGAGTCTTACGTGTTTCGAATGAATAAAGAAATGGAGCTTCCTGAAATTTACACGTGGGTCGGAAACTCTCCGGATGTTTCGTCCGATAAGTGCCCGCAGTATTTTATGTCAGCTACCGATAAGTCATTTGTG ATTGGATCTGGAGGTCGTGATGCAATTCGCATTGACGAAGAACTTACCCATGGAATTACGGGTCCAAGCTCCACATTCAACAGCCCCCAGCTTTGTGAAGATGGTGCATTTGATATTTATGAACTTGAGGTGTTCCATGTTACTTCCAGCGACTGA
- the tbc-7 gene encoding TLDc domain-containing protein (Confirmed by transcript evidence): protein MTENAGSSPEGPLFTENTRDTRIGESSVPNLLQEIVDNKRLNRYEKVKKIIRRTDWPVCHEIRANLWKELCNTKDWSGSKRLYSDEAIEYDRINQGKKQSPQILADEGGVLSNFDLKEVGSVKLIRLLLIIERLRPEIVYAPSIYPLCSLLLHFNDDDGDCFACINYLLNTKGYLMTAPVQWAASSHTILALVKKHKSAAYVLLKRRLGTTDDSVLVKCIEDWLLWLFQYLPLPYICRIVDCYFAEGHKFLIRSAISIVYIWSKVHKRGMEDFRGKSLQEKIDSIKKEFQDVATNISVSTSTFIATAVKIRNLQSATIAKLQAQFEDELRDEVTSRPRQIKKVRRTIFCEAFKSCLVDNDSAVELMSYMPPRLQLVTPTLAYQLSQDGTSFYNFWSKVDPLDQTIIIIKSTCGAIFGAYCSSTWSERHDRKERTRSKYWGTGESYVFRMNKEMELPEIYTWVGNSPDVSSDKCPQYFMSATDKSFVIGSGGRDAIRIDEELTHGITGPSSTFNSPQLCEDGAFDIYELEVFHVTSSD, encoded by the exons ATGACGGAAAACGCTGGATCATCG CCAGAAGGACCACTTTTCACCGAAAATACGAGAGACACGCGAATTGGTGAATCGAGTGTTCCGAATCTTCTCCAGGAAATTGTTGACAACAAACGCCTGAATCGATATGAAAAG gtcaaaaaaataatacgtCGAACGGACTGGCCGGTTTGTCACGAAATTCGTGCAAATCTCTGGAAAGAGCTGTGCAACACCAAGGATTGGTCAGGCAGCAAACGATTGTATTCTGATGAAGCAATCGAATATGATAGAATTAATCAAG gcaaaaaacaATCGCCTCAGATCCTGGCAGATGAAGGTGGAGTGCTCagtaattttgatttgaaagaaGTCGGATCTGTGAAATTGATTCGGCTTCTGCTGATTATTGAGAGACTTCGTCCGGAAATTGTGTACGCACCA tcaatctACCCGTTGTGCTCATTGCTGCTCCATTTCAACGACGATGATGGTGACTGTTTTGCATGCATCAATTATTTGCTCAACACCAAG ggCTATTTGATGACAGCACCTGTACAATGGGCCGCATCTAGTCATACAATTTTGGCACTTGTCAAAAAGCACAAATCTGCAGCGTACGTGTTGCTCAAAAGACGACTTGGTACCACTGACGACAGTGTGCTTGTGAAATGC ATAGAAGACTGGTTGCTATGGTTGTTCCAATATCTGCCCTTGCCCTACATCTGTCGAATTGTCGATTGTTATTTTGCCGAGGGCCACAAGTTTCTGATTCGTTCTGCTATTTCTATTGTCTATATTTGGTCGAAAGTGCATAAG AGAGGAATGGAAGACTTCAGAGGAAAATCTCTTCAAGAAAAGATTGATTCAATTAAGAAGGAATTCCAGGATGTTGCCACTAACATTTCG GTGAGCACAAGCACATTTATTGCTACTGCCGTAAAGATTCGTAACTTGCAATCTGCCACAATTGCAAAGTTACAGGCTCAATTTGAAGATGAG ttaCGTGACGAAGTTACATCTCGTCCTCGTCAGATCAAGAAAGTTCGTCGTACCATTTTCTGTGAAGCATTCAAATCATGCCTAGTTGATAATG ATTCTGCTGTTGAACTGATGTCATATATGCCTCCGAGATTACAACTTGTGACGCCAACTTTGGCCTACCAGCTAAGCCAGGATGGTACCAGTTTCTACAATTTCTGGAGCAA agttgaCCCATTGGATCAAACAATTATCATTATAAAAAGTACATGTGGCGCTATTTTCGGAGCATACTGCAGCTCTACATGGTCTGAAAGACATGACAGGAAAGAGAGGACTCGTTCAAA atattggGGAACTGGCGAGTCTTACGTGTTTCGAATGAATAAAGAAATGGAGCTTCCTGAAATTTACACGTGGGTCGGAAACTCTCCGGATGTTTCGTCCGATAAGTGCCCGCAGTATTTTATGTCAGCTACCGATAAGTCATTTGTG ATTGGATCTGGAGGTCGTGATGCAATTCGCATTGACGAAGAACTTACCCATGGAATTACGGGTCCAAGCTCCACATTCAACAGCCCCCAGCTTTGTGAAGATGGTGCATTTGATATTTATGAACTTGAGGTGTTCCATGTTACTTCCAGCGACTGA
- the C31H2.14 gene encoding Ovule protein (Confirmed by transcript evidence): MDSRNNERLSKRVYAEGEPASKRHCSQLSEKSSRYSKPFNGQLEEKNKVQPAKRNAPQDNLSAQIYVRKLAVF; this comes from the exons ATGGACAGCAGAAATAACGAACGTTTATCAAAAAGAG tttatgcAGAAGGCGAGCCAGCATCCAAGCGACATTGCTCACAACTTTCCGAGAAATCATCGAGATATTCCAAACCATTTAACGGTCAGCTAGAGGAGAAGAACAAAGTACAACCAGCGAAACGAAATGCTCCACAAGACAACTTGTCTGCTCAAATATACGTGAGAAAGCTCGCagtgttttga
- the dpy-8 gene encoding Nematode cuticle collagen N-terminal domain-containing protein (Confirmed by transcript evidence), protein MRDFYDVAVASIVLSTFTLVVAVFSVPMLFHKSDNVLLEISSFSDGIKAKSDLVWNELMEIKQGDAVPGIQYFSRKARSNWMGGAFCKGCFLLSCPQGPPGPPGAPGPDGQPGDAGRQGRSGDDGFDIQPESEPELPCVICPAGPPGPRGAQGERGMTGNPGMAGMQGTIGMEGVDGGPGLPGPPGPKGERGPLGPYGPPGDTVVAGVGIKGPLGPPGPQGMKGPPGPSGKGSNQPGQPGQPGDIGGIGKTGKMGGYGMEGPAGPPGDPGMPASYCPSDCGVQPILTEMFPTPFTPTAGYSNMQRPAAPSRPLAHPEYADGSAPAHLPHSGASDSAAASEVDAPAPHQHRKSHRLRPSHQQQYGDEQNNAVADAGRSVNAPEYGDGSAPSHMPSHRAHHHPNSASQNYVDPERGSDTAAADAYANRMHDFQDFERKWRKKLLQRRLRMMKRQ, encoded by the exons ATGCGGGATTTCTACGACGTCGCCGTTGCGTCGATCGTCCTATCGACGTTTACGTTGGTGGTTGCTGTTTTCTCAGTGCCAATGCTCTTCCATAAATCGGATAACGTACTCCTCGagatttcttcgttttctgaCGGAATAAAG GCTAAATCCGATCTCGTTTGGAATGAATTGATGGAGATTAAACAGGGTGACGCAGTTCCGGGAATTCAATATTTCTCGAGAAAAGCGAGAAGCAACTGGATGGGTGGAGCATTCTGTAAAGGATGCTTTTTACTATCATGCCCACAAGGACCacctggaccaccaggagcaccaggaccaGACGGTCAGCCAGGAGATGCCGGAAGACAAGGACGTTCAGGAGATGATGGATTTGACATTCAGCCAGAATCGGAGCCAGAACTTCCTTGCGTCATTTGTCCGGCTGGACCACCGGGACCACGTGGTGCTCAAGGAGAACGTGGTATGACTGGAAATCCAGGAATGGCTGGAATGCAGGGAACTATTGGAATGGAAGGTGTTGATGGAGGACCAGGCCTGCCCGGACCACCTGGACCAAAGGGAGAACGTGGACCACTTGGACCATATGGTCCACCAGGAGACACCGTTGTTGCTGGAGTCGGAATTAAGGGTCCActcggaccaccaggaccacagGGAATGAAAGGACCACCAGGGCCATCAGGAAAAGGATCAAATCAACCAGGACAACCAGGTCAGCCAGGAGATATCGGAGGCATTGGAAAGACAGGAAAGATGGGTGGATATGGAATGGAAGGTCCAGCAGGTCCACCAGGAGATCCTGGAATGCCAGCCTCATACTGTCCATCTGACTGCGGAGTTCAACCGATTCTCACTGAAATGTTCCCAACACCATTCACCCCAACTGCCGGATATTCTAACATGCAAAGACCAGCTGCTCCATCTCGTCCACTTGCTCACCCAGAATACGCTGACGGATCTGCTCCAGCTCACCTTCCACATTCTGGAGCTTCTGATTCTGCCGCTGCTTCTGAGGTAGATGCTCCAGCACCACATCAACATCGCAAAAGCCATCGTCTTAGACCTTCCCATCAGCAACAATATGGAGATGAGCA aaataacgCTGTCGCCGACGCCGGCCGCTCAGTAAATGCTCCAGAATACGGAGACGGATCTGCCCCATCCCACATGCCAAGTCACAGAGCACATCATCATCCAAATTCAGCTTCTCAAAACTATGTTGACCCAGAAAG agGATCTGATACTGCTGCCGCCGATGCCTACGCTAACCGAATGCATGATTTCCAAGATTTCGAGAGGAAATGGCGCAAGAAGTTGCTTCAAAGAAGACTCAGAATGATGAAGAGACAATAG